The Argentina anserina chromosome 3, drPotAnse1.1, whole genome shotgun sequence genome includes a region encoding these proteins:
- the LOC126786006 gene encoding pentatricopeptide repeat-containing protein At1g07740, mitochondrial isoform X2, whose translation MFHSRAKSLNQTQPTLLLHFISLTKLQLYHTLRRPNKPNTKKPRREQRPHRDAAKLRKKPIHFVSDVKQTHDPEDALSLFREYDEMGFKHDYPSYSALIYKLARSRNFEAVETILGHVKDRNIQCKDTLFIALFQHYGKANLVEKAVELFNQMDSYNCVRTLQCFNSLLNVVVDSDRFADAEEIFGRCREMGFRPNSISYNIMVKGWLRRGEVGEARKVFDEMLERKVQPSVVTYNSLIGFFSRKGEVEEATGLLEDMRQKGKYPNAVTYALLMEGLCIVGKYDEAKKMMFDMAYRGCKPGIVNYGVLISDLGRREKLEEAKSLLQEMKKRRFKPDVGGFEPNAATYRMMVDGFCQIEEFEGGLKVLIAMLKSKHCPRLTTFECLFEGLLKCGKVDGASFVLEEMENRNMQLCCEAWEAPVLDACGKDIIAGEIMTEVISSYSGVSRKT comes from the exons ATGTtccattcaagagccaaatctCTGAACCAAACACAACCAACCCTTCTCCTCCATTTTATCAGCCTCACAAAACTTCAACTATACCACACTCTCCGCCGACCAAACAAACCCAACACCAAAAAGCCTCGCCGTGAACAACGCCCCCACAGAGACGCCGCAAAGCTTCGCAAAAAGCCCATACATTTCGTCTCCGATGTCAAACAAACTCACGACCCAGAAGACGCCTTGTCTCTCTTCCGGGAGTACGACGAAATGGGCTTCAAACACGACTACCCTTCTTACTCTGCTCTCATCTACAAGCTCGCTCGTAGTCGAAACTTCGAAGCCGTTGAGACCATTCTAGGCCATGTAAAAGACAGAAACATTCAATGTAAAGACACCCTGTTCATTGCTCTGTTTCAACATTATGGGAAAGCCAATTTGGTTGAGAAAGCCGTTGAGCTTTTTAATCAAATGGATTCTTATAACTGCGTCCGTACATTGCAGTGTTTCAATTCACTTCTCAATGTGGTTGTTGACAGTGATCGGTTTGCCGACGCCGAGGAGATTTTCGGTCGGTGTAGGGAAATGGGTTTTCGTCCGAATTCGATTTCGTATAACATAATGGTCAAGGGGTGGCTGAGAAGAGGTGAAGTGGGTGAAGCAAGGAAGGTGTTCGATGAAATGCTTGAGAGGAAAGTGCAGCCGAGTGTCGTGACGTATAACAGTCTGATTGGGTTTTTTAGTCGAAAGGGCGAGGTGGAGGAAGCGACTGGTTTGCTTGAGGATATGAGGCAGAAAGGGAAATACCCTAATGCGGTAACATATGCATTGTTGATGGAAGGTTTGTGCATCGTGGGAAAGTATGATGAAGCTAAGAAGATGATGTTTGATATGGCGTATCGGGGTTGTAAACCGGGGATTGTAAATTATGGTGTTCTGATAAGTGATCTGGGAAGGAGAGAGAAGCTTGAGGAGGCAAAGTCTTTACTGCAggaaatgaagaaaaggcGGTTTAAGCCAGAT GTTGGAGGTTTTGAGCCTAATGCAGCTACATATAGGATGATGGTTGATGGGTTTTGTCAGATTGAAGAATTTGAGGGAGGGCTGAAGGTTTTGATTGCAATGTTGAAAAGTAAACACTGTCCTCGGTTGACAACATTTGAGTGCTTGTTTGAGGGACTTTTGAAGTGCGGGAAGGTAGATGGTGCTTCTTTTGTCTTGGAGGAGATGGAAAACAGAAATATGCAATTATGTTGCGAAGCTTGGGAAGCACCAGTTTTGGATGCTTGTGGTAAAGACATTATTGCCGGTGAGATTATGACTGAGGTCATATCTTCCTACTCAGGGGTGTCAAGGAAGACATAA
- the LOC126786006 gene encoding pentatricopeptide repeat-containing protein At1g07740, mitochondrial isoform X1: MFHSRAKSLNQTQPTLLLHFISLTKLQLYHTLRRPNKPNTKKPRREQRPHRDAAKLRKKPIHFVSDVKQTHDPEDALSLFREYDEMGFKHDYPSYSALIYKLARSRNFEAVETILGHVKDRNIQCKDTLFIALFQHYGKANLVEKAVELFNQMDSYNCVRTLQCFNSLLNVVVDSDRFADAEEIFGRCREMGFRPNSISYNIMVKGWLRRGEVGEARKVFDEMLERKVQPSVVTYNSLIGFFSRKGEVEEATGLLEDMRQKGKYPNAVTYALLMEGLCIVGKYDEAKKMMFDMAYRGCKPGIVNYGVLISDLGRREKLEEAKSLLQEMKKRRFKPDVVIYNILINFLCKQGRAAEAYKVLIEMQVGGFEPNAATYRMMVDGFCQIEEFEGGLKVLIAMLKSKHCPRLTTFECLFEGLLKCGKVDGASFVLEEMENRNMQLCCEAWEAPVLDACGKDIIAGEIMTEVISSYSGVSRKT; this comes from the coding sequence ATGTtccattcaagagccaaatctCTGAACCAAACACAACCAACCCTTCTCCTCCATTTTATCAGCCTCACAAAACTTCAACTATACCACACTCTCCGCCGACCAAACAAACCCAACACCAAAAAGCCTCGCCGTGAACAACGCCCCCACAGAGACGCCGCAAAGCTTCGCAAAAAGCCCATACATTTCGTCTCCGATGTCAAACAAACTCACGACCCAGAAGACGCCTTGTCTCTCTTCCGGGAGTACGACGAAATGGGCTTCAAACACGACTACCCTTCTTACTCTGCTCTCATCTACAAGCTCGCTCGTAGTCGAAACTTCGAAGCCGTTGAGACCATTCTAGGCCATGTAAAAGACAGAAACATTCAATGTAAAGACACCCTGTTCATTGCTCTGTTTCAACATTATGGGAAAGCCAATTTGGTTGAGAAAGCCGTTGAGCTTTTTAATCAAATGGATTCTTATAACTGCGTCCGTACATTGCAGTGTTTCAATTCACTTCTCAATGTGGTTGTTGACAGTGATCGGTTTGCCGACGCCGAGGAGATTTTCGGTCGGTGTAGGGAAATGGGTTTTCGTCCGAATTCGATTTCGTATAACATAATGGTCAAGGGGTGGCTGAGAAGAGGTGAAGTGGGTGAAGCAAGGAAGGTGTTCGATGAAATGCTTGAGAGGAAAGTGCAGCCGAGTGTCGTGACGTATAACAGTCTGATTGGGTTTTTTAGTCGAAAGGGCGAGGTGGAGGAAGCGACTGGTTTGCTTGAGGATATGAGGCAGAAAGGGAAATACCCTAATGCGGTAACATATGCATTGTTGATGGAAGGTTTGTGCATCGTGGGAAAGTATGATGAAGCTAAGAAGATGATGTTTGATATGGCGTATCGGGGTTGTAAACCGGGGATTGTAAATTATGGTGTTCTGATAAGTGATCTGGGAAGGAGAGAGAAGCTTGAGGAGGCAAAGTCTTTACTGCAggaaatgaagaaaaggcGGTTTAAGCCAGATGTTGTGATTTATAACATATTGATTAATTTTCTGTGTAAGCAAGGTAGGGCTGCAGAGGCTTATAAAGTCTTGATTGAAATGCAGGTTGGAGGTTTTGAGCCTAATGCAGCTACATATAGGATGATGGTTGATGGGTTTTGTCAGATTGAAGAATTTGAGGGAGGGCTGAAGGTTTTGATTGCAATGTTGAAAAGTAAACACTGTCCTCGGTTGACAACATTTGAGTGCTTGTTTGAGGGACTTTTGAAGTGCGGGAAGGTAGATGGTGCTTCTTTTGTCTTGGAGGAGATGGAAAACAGAAATATGCAATTATGTTGCGAAGCTTGGGAAGCACCAGTTTTGGATGCTTGTGGTAAAGACATTATTGCCGGTGAGATTATGACTGAGGTCATATCTTCCTACTCAGGGGTGTCAAGGAAGACATAA